The following are encoded in a window of Candidatus Methylomirabilota bacterium genomic DNA:
- a CDS encoding GIY-YIG nuclease family protein, whose protein sequence is MAWVCYLLQCGDGSLYAGATSDLSRRLAQHARGRASKYTRARLPVRLRYVERKRDRGAALRREAEIKQLTRTAKLALVRRRR, encoded by the coding sequence ATGGCATGGGTCTGTTACCTCCTCCAGTGCGGGGATGGCTCCCTCTATGCCGGCGCCACCTCGGATCTCTCACGGCGCCTGGCCCAGCACGCCCGCGGGCGCGCGTCGAAGTATACACGGGCGCGGCTGCCCGTCAGGCTACGCTATGTGGAGCGCAAGCGCGACCGCGGCGCCGCCCTCCGGCGCGAGGCGGAGATCAAGCAGCTGACCCGTACCGCCAAGCTCGCGCTGGTCCGGCGCCGGCGGTAG